The nucleotide sequence CACCTTGCACCGCCTTGGTCGCCCCAAAACCATCGGACGTCAAATGCGTGCACTTCAGCGAACCGTCGTCGGTGGCATGCAACAATTCGCCGAAGGAATCATTGTCGAAATCGACCAGCAGGCCGTTGATCATCGGGCCATCGTTCTGGGAAACCGAATCGACGGTCCACATGCCCGCGTCAGCGGTTTGAGACCAAACGATTTGGCCACCTGTTTTGCCGGAAACCACCAAGTCCCATGAAACATTTCCGTCGACGTCATCGACGAAGACACGCTGGGCATCGGCCATCGCGGGAGCACCCGACAGTGCACGGTACCGAAATTGCAAATGCAACAAATTTTCCAGCAATCCAATGGTCCCCGAGCCTTCTTCCACCGCGACGATGTCCAAGTCCAAGTCGCGATCGATATCAACGATGGCCAAGTCGACCATCGTGCCGGTCGCCGGCGCTTCGACCTCAAAGAAACGCCGCGTCCCTCGGTTGACGAACAGACGCAAGCCATCGTTTCGTGTGGCGACAACCAGATCCAAATCCCCGTCGCCTTCCAAGTCACCGGCGACGACTTTGACGACATCACGAACGTCCTCCAGCCCCGTCGCCGCATCCACCGCAAACAACCGCCGATCGTCCGCCGTCGTGTCACGACCGTCCATCCCGAACAATCGGATCCCTTCGTCGCCGTAAACGACCAAGGTGGGAACCACGTTGTGACGCAGACCGACCGAAAAATCGGGCGTCGCCGTGGCATCCGGATCCGCCGGCGGCAATACCTTGACCTTGTCCGGTGCGGCACGATCCACCATGAACAAGTCCGTCGCAATCATCCCCGCGACGTTGATTCCGGCTGCATCATCGGCGATCCTTTTAAAGTCGCCACTGTCGCTTTGTCGCCACAGCGTGATTTCGTTCTGATCCGAAACGGAAACCAAATCGGGTCGCAAATTGACGTTCAAATCGACGGGAATCACCGACCTCGCATCGGTCGAATCATCGATGACGACATGTCGGAACGAAAGTGTCGCATCGAATGCTTGCACCGGAGATTCGTCTTGGGCTTCCATGCTCAACTGGCGGATCGTTTCGAAGCTGATCCGATCCAACGGGTGCGGTGATGCTCGTCGCCGGTCCGCCTTCATCAATTCCGACGCGTTGACCAGGTTGAACCAGATGCCAAAGCCGCGATTGGCCGTCTGCCAATCCTGCTGGGCGATGTCATCCGTCATTTGCGTGACCAGCCCGTCAATCGACTCGATCGCGCCACCGGCCCGAGCTTTCATTTCCGGCTGGATGGCTTTCGCCAAGCGTGCCGCGTTTTCTATCGCCTGTGCCGCGGCAGGTCGCTGGGCGGCAAGGTTCAACTGGGCCGCTTGAACGGCGACAAACAGGTTGTCTGGATTGGATTCGGCAAGCTGGGTCAACGCATCGGCAGCTTTGTCTCGCAAATCCGCCGGCAAATCTTCGATGATGCCCATGCGATTGACCAAGTCCCAAATCGTACCGGCCAAGATCACGGTGTCTTTGTCGGGATGTTTCAAAACGAAATCGGCAAGGTCATCGAAAACGCGTCGCGTCGCCCCGCGCGCGATCGCCGCGGGAAGCAGGGCGGCTTGGCGAACATCCACACGAGCCTTCATCCATCGCGTCAGAACATCGGCGTCGGGCTGCAGAGATCCAAAAGCGTCCACCGCCGCGTTGGCTTCGGCGATACGATCGGGCAGGGCGGTCCGTGCGGCTTGACGCTGGTCGGCCGACAGCGATCGGTTTTCAGTCTGCTCCGCCAGGCGGTCGACAATTAACAGTCGGTTCAATGCCCAGTTCCGCGTGACCGCCACATCATCAGGACGCATCTGTCGCAATCGCGACCAAGCCTTATCCGCCGCGTCACCGTCCAGATCCTCCGTGGCGGCCAAGGCGACCCGCACCGTCTGCAACGCATTTTCGTCGTCAGCGGCCGGTGTCGATGAATCGTCGCCCGTGCGGTTGGCGGCCCACCAAAGCGCCGCGGCGATGGCCACGACAACGACCGCCAACAATGTGAAGGGCACGAACCGACGCTGCGTTTGGTTGGACTTCATTCCACCTGACTTCCCAACGCAAACCCTCCCGAGACGGTGCGATCTGCGATATGTTTTCTGCCATGAACGAACGACAATTTACCGTAGCAAAGTTTATCGACGACACCGGGTCCGTTCGAATCGGCCGGATCGACGGGAACCAATTGTTTCCGTTGACGCCCACCGGTTCGGTGAAGCGTTTGATCGACATCATCGCGGCCGACGATCCGATCGGCACGGCGTCGTCTTTGGCCACCGAATCACCCGTCGCGATCGAATCCGTGGGCCAGTGGTTGCCGCCGATCGACGACCAAGAAGTTTGGGCGGCCGGCGTGACCTACAAACGCAGCCAGACGGCGCGGATGGAAGAATCCGAAGCCGCCGCGTCATGCTATGACCGCGTCTATCAAGCCGATCGTCCGGAATTGTTTTTCAAAGCGACCCCGCGACGCGTCAGCGGACACGGCCAAAGCGTTCGCATTCGAAAAGACGCGACCTGGAACGTCCCCGAACCGGAAGTCACGTTGGTCATCAGTCCGGCGATGAAAATCGTCGGTCTGACGGTCGGTAACGACATGAGTTCGCGTGACATCGAAGGCGAAAACCCGCTGTATTTGCCCCAAGCCAAATGTTACGACCAATCCGCGGCGCTGGGGCCTTGGATCACTTTGTACGACCAATTGCCACCGCCGGCGCAAATCCAAGTCGACCTCAAAATTCACCGCGACGGCCAGATCGTTTTCGACCAACAAACCGCCGCCGACCAAATGGCACGCGGATTCGAAGACTTGGTTGGATGGCTCGGTCGCGACAATTCCTTTGACGACGGTGCGTTCCTGATGACCGGCACCGGCATCGTCCCGACCAGCGACTTTACGCTTCATCCCGGTGACCGAATCGACATTTCAATTTCCGGCATCGGCACGCTTTCCAACACGGTCGTCCAGGGCTAGCCCACACAAGCGACGATCGTCCTTTCCTTGCCCACCACGCATACGAATATCCCCAGCCATCGTTATGTCCACCGCTGCACCCGCCGTCGCACAAGTCTTGATCAACGGAACCTGGAAAGACGCCGACACCCAATCGACGTTCCAAGCGACCGACCCGAACCAGAACCAAACACTGGACGCAACGTTTCCCGTCAGCAGTTGGTCCGACTGTGATGCGGCCCTGGACGCGGCGGCCGATGCGGCGCGAAAAATCCGTCGATTACCCGCGGCAAAGATCGCCGAGTTTCTTCGCGCGTACGCCGACGAAATCGAATCGGCAAAAGATGATTTGGTGAACGCCGCCTTTGCGGAAACCGGCCTGGCGAAATCACCTCGCTTGGCCGATGTCGAACTGCCCCGTACCACCAACCAACTGCGTCTTGCCGCCGACGCCTGTGAAAGTGGCGACTGGGCGATGGCAACGATCGATACGGCCACCGGCATCCGCAGTTGCTTTGAACCGATCGGTCCGGTCGCGGTGTTCGGTCCGAACAATTTCCCGTTTGCTTTCGGCAGCGTTTCCGGAGGCGATTTTGCCGCCGCCATCGCCGCCGGTAATCCGGTCATCGGCAAAGCCAACAGTTCACATCCCGAAACCACGCGTCTGTTCGCCGTCGCCGCCCTCAAAGCGATCCAGCAAACGGGCATGCCCGCCGCCACGGTGCAATTGATTTATCGCACCAGCCACGCCGACGGCGAACGCTTGGTCGCCGACCCGCGTTTGGCAGCCACCGGATACACCGGCAGCCGTTCGGCCGGATTGAAATTGAAAGCGGCCGCCGACGCCGCGGGCAAACCAATCTATCTGGAACTTTCCAGCGTCAATCCGGTGGTCATCACCCCCAATGCGTTGGCCGAACGCGGGGATGCGATCGTCGATGAATTTGTCACCAGCGTGTTGATGGGAACCGGCCAATTTTGCACCAATCCCGGCATGGTGATGCTGGTCCGCGGTGAATCCAGCGACCAGTTCATCGATGCGGTACGACAAAAGTTTGAATCCACCGCGGCGGGCACGTTGTTGTCGCCCGCGGTCGCGAAAAGCCTGTCGTCCAGCGTCCAGACTTTGGTCGACTACGGCGCCAAGTTGATCACCGGTGGTGGTGACGTCGAATCGGATCGCTGCGCGATGGCCAACACATTGATGACCGTCGACGGCAAATCATTCCTGGGAAATCCCGATGGCTTTCAGACCGAAGCCTTCGGCAACGCATCGCTGATGGTCGTTTGCGACGACTTGGAACAGCTGTGCCAAGCGATCAGCCATTTGGAAGGCAATCTGACCGGCTGCGTTTATTCGGCAACGGGCAGCAGCGATGAAGACGTGTACCGGAAAGTCGAATTCGAATTGAAACCCAAAGTCGGCCGCTTGCTGAACGACAAAATGCCCACCGGTGTGGCCGTCAGCCCCGCGATGAACCACGGCGGCCCCTATCCGTCGACTGGTCACCCTGGATTCACCGCCGTCGGAATCCCGGCGTCGATGATCCGTTTCGGCAAACTGACTTCGTTCGACAACATTCGCGCCGAACGTTTGCCCGCATTGCTGGCGAACGCCAACCCGACCGGCAAGACCTGGCGCCGCATCGATGGCACTTGGTCCGCCGGCGACGTCAGCTGATCCAGTGATTCGCCGCGGGCCCGGTCATCGTCCCGCCGGCAAGTCGTTGGGGCGAGCCGTTTTCACGGCCACATCGGCAATGCGATTGGGCTAAACTGCGTTTCCTTCGATCGCTTTTCCAGCCACGCCTGCCTAAACGCCCCGCCAATCCGGATGATGACCTTTGCTTCCTGCGCACCGATGTGCGCCGCCGCTGCGCTATTGTCGACCCTTTGCTTCGCGTCAGTTCACGCCGCTGATGCCCGGGACGACAGCAAACCCGACATTTTGATGATCGCCGGATCACGCAGCCACGGCTATGGTGCCCACGAGCACTATGCGGGGCTAAAGATCCTGGAAGAAGCCATCGTCGCGTCGACCGATCGTGTCAACGTTCGTGTGGTTCGGGGTTGGCCAGAAGACAAAGCATTGGTGGACGATGCCGAATCGATCGTCATCTACTGCGACGGCGGTGGCCGGCATTTGGCTCTTGAGCACCGCGATGCCTTGGCCGAAAAGATGGCGGCGGGATGCGGTTTCGTGTGTCTGCATTACGCCGTAGAAGTTCCGCCGTCGGCTCAAGACGATTGGCTGGCATGGCTGGGCGGTAATTTCGAATTGAATTACAGCGTCAATCCGCACTGGCATGCCGATTTTGCCAACCTGCCCGATCACCCCGTCACCGCCGGCGTGAAACCATTCGGAAGTGAAGACGAATGGTATTTTCACTTACGTTTCACCGACCAACCCGGGCTGCAACCGATCCTGTCGGCGGTGGCGCCGCCAGAAACAATGCGTCGCAAAGACGGCGCCCACAGCGGAAATCCGCACGTTCGCAAGAGCGTCGCCCGCGGCGATTCGCAAACGGTCGCCTGGGTGTTCGATCGTCCCGATGGCGGACGTTCATTTGGTTTCACCGGTGGGCATTTCCATTGGAACTGGGGACATGCTCCGGTGCGTCGATTGGTTACCAACGCGATCCGCTGGACGGCGGGTGAATCCCTGGACGCCGATGGATCACAATTGCAATCGGTCAAGTTTGACGACCTGCTGGAAAACCAGGACTACGATCCGCCAAAGAACTTCAACAAGGATGACGTGTTCGAAAAATTCGAACTCCAAAACATCTCTTCGGTCACGCCGATGCGCTCCATCACCGGTGCTGGGATGCTGGTCCGAACCGAAGACCCGCGTCACCCCGAAAACGCCATCGCGGGGATCGATGTCGCACCGGGCGTCGCGGCAACGCTGGTCGCGTCCGAACCAACCCTACGCAGTCTGACCAACTTGGACATCGACGACCGCGGACGCATCTGGCTCTGCGACGTCATGAACTATCGCCGACGCCAAGGTGCACGCCCCGAGGGCGACCGCATCTTGATTTTGGAAGACACCGACGGGGATGGCGTCGCCGATGATGTCAAAACGTTTTACCAGGGTCGCGATATTGATTCAGCGATGGGCATTTGCGTGCTGGGAAATGAAATCATCGTCTCGGCATCGCCATCGATTCTGAAATTCACCGACACCAATGGCGACGACGTGCCGGACAGGAAAGAAGTCATCTATACCGACGTCGGCCAGCCTCAACACGACCATTCGGCGCACTCGTTTCTATTCGGTGACGATGGCAAGCTGTACTGGAACTTTGGCAACACCGGAATGCAGGTGAAAGACGCCAAGGGGCAAACGGTCGTCGACATTCATGGGCGTCCTGTGGTGGACAACGGCCAACCGTTTTATGGCGGCATGCCGTTTCGCACCGATTTGGACGGGTCGAATTTCGAAGTCTTGGCACACAACTTTCGTAACAACTGGGA is from Crateriforma conspicua and encodes:
- a CDS encoding FG-GAP-like repeat-containing protein, which encodes MKSNQTQRRFVPFTLLAVVVVAIAAALWWAANRTGDDSSTPAADDENALQTVRVALAATEDLDGDAADKAWSRLRQMRPDDVAVTRNWALNRLLIVDRLAEQTENRSLSADQRQAARTALPDRIAEANAAVDAFGSLQPDADVLTRWMKARVDVRQAALLPAAIARGATRRVFDDLADFVLKHPDKDTVILAGTIWDLVNRMGIIEDLPADLRDKAADALTQLAESNPDNLFVAVQAAQLNLAAQRPAAAQAIENAARLAKAIQPEMKARAGGAIESIDGLVTQMTDDIAQQDWQTANRGFGIWFNLVNASELMKADRRRASPHPLDRISFETIRQLSMEAQDESPVQAFDATLSFRHVVIDDSTDARSVIPVDLNVNLRPDLVSVSDQNEITLWRQSDSGDFKRIADDAAGINVAGMIATDLFMVDRAAPDKVKVLPPADPDATATPDFSVGLRHNVVPTLVVYGDEGIRLFGMDGRDTTADDRRLFAVDAATGLEDVRDVVKVVAGDLEGDGDLDLVVATRNDGLRLFVNRGTRRFFEVEAPATGTMVDLAIVDIDRDLDLDIVAVEEGSGTIGLLENLLHLQFRYRALSGAPAMADAQRVFVDDVDGNVSWDLVVSGKTGGQIVWSQTADAGMWTVDSVSQNDGPMINGLLVDFDNDSFGELLHATDDGSLKCTHLTSDGFGATKAVQGDGMVGDVWHAADFDNNGRIDRCGVDQRGIVLGMNTTENDAHYLQVRMKGIDDNNAASGRVNHYAIGSTLELRFGPHYRSKVITSPMTHFGLDGIDRADSLRIIFPNGLTQTTRSPAVDTLVEEEQTLKGSCPYLYAWDGEKFAFVTDCLWAAPLGLQVAAGVVAKDRPWEYLKVDGRFVAEKDGRYHLRLTEELWEIAYFDHVAFTAVDHPPGVQIETNEKVGPPSIAQPTIYAFDQADMQPAVAARDTRGNDVADRLADVDGRYVQGFDRRIVQGLCPPHWIELTVPDQALQRRDAGEAVYMVLTGWILPTDTSLNIQIDQNDEMPPIEFPGVWVPDGDAAETKMPGWRPAIASMGFPGGKTKTIVVDVTDALVPEDPRLRIRTSAQIYWDAAKFTNRRGDDALVVHDLTMDTAEVGYRGFSRRIRTSLQQPETYDYHIADADPRWPPLQGSLTGPGDVSDMLSQWDDKMVVISGGDEIRLTFKVPDSPVPDGYVRDFVLHCVGWDKDADLNTLAGQSADPLPFRHMKSYPPTLADQDAAAQVMRSHATSRNRRQSFRRFWQRP
- a CDS encoding fumarylacetoacetate hydrolase family protein, with the protein product MNERQFTVAKFIDDTGSVRIGRIDGNQLFPLTPTGSVKRLIDIIAADDPIGTASSLATESPVAIESVGQWLPPIDDQEVWAAGVTYKRSQTARMEESEAAASCYDRVYQADRPELFFKATPRRVSGHGQSVRIRKDATWNVPEPEVTLVISPAMKIVGLTVGNDMSSRDIEGENPLYLPQAKCYDQSAALGPWITLYDQLPPPAQIQVDLKIHRDGQIVFDQQTAADQMARGFEDLVGWLGRDNSFDDGAFLMTGTGIVPTSDFTLHPGDRIDISISGIGTLSNTVVQG
- a CDS encoding aldehyde dehydrogenase (NADP(+)) — protein: MSTAAPAVAQVLINGTWKDADTQSTFQATDPNQNQTLDATFPVSSWSDCDAALDAAADAARKIRRLPAAKIAEFLRAYADEIESAKDDLVNAAFAETGLAKSPRLADVELPRTTNQLRLAADACESGDWAMATIDTATGIRSCFEPIGPVAVFGPNNFPFAFGSVSGGDFAAAIAAGNPVIGKANSSHPETTRLFAVAALKAIQQTGMPAATVQLIYRTSHADGERLVADPRLAATGYTGSRSAGLKLKAAADAAGKPIYLELSSVNPVVITPNALAERGDAIVDEFVTSVLMGTGQFCTNPGMVMLVRGESSDQFIDAVRQKFESTAAGTLLSPAVAKSLSSSVQTLVDYGAKLITGGGDVESDRCAMANTLMTVDGKSFLGNPDGFQTEAFGNASLMVVCDDLEQLCQAISHLEGNLTGCVYSATGSSDEDVYRKVEFELKPKVGRLLNDKMPTGVAVSPAMNHGGPYPSTGHPGFTAVGIPASMIRFGKLTSFDNIRAERLPALLANANPTGKTWRRIDGTWSAGDVS